TACCCAAATACGTCCCGCAGGAGCTGGCTGTGCAAGCGTTTGCTCAAATAGCGCATCTGTGGTCTTTTTATTAAAATAATCAATGGATCCATATAGACGGTTGCCCCAGATTCCGAAATCTATACCCGCATTGATCGTCGTCGAAGTTTCCCATTTCAAGTCAGGATTTCCATAGTTAGCCTGGCTTACACTCTGATTACCGAAGACCAATCTATTCAATGAGGCACCAGAAGGGAATTCTTGGTTACCTGTTTTCCCCCAACCCAATCGCACTTTCAATTGGTCAAAGATACCGGAAGACTTTAAAAACTCTTCCTGATTAACATTCCAGGCTACGGCCAACGAAGGGAACATGGCGTATTTGTTGTTTGAACCAAATTTCGTTGAACCATCCCTTCGCACTGTTGCAGTGAATAAATAACGGTCTAAGTAATTGAAGCCGCCCCGTAAAAAAAGCGATTGCAATTGGTTTGTTGGACTTCTATACGACGATATTTCACGCGTGGAAACAGGCGTATATTGTAGATAGTCAAAATAATCTAACCCCAGGTAGCGAAATCCACCGCCAAAGGAAATGTTATTATTATAATTATAATCCAAATACTCGTAGCCTGCTACCGCATTGACACTCCAATCTGAATTGATTTGTTTATTGTAAGAGAGCATATGCGTCATTTGCAAGTTGGTTTCTCCGTTATTGGAAATAAAGGCCTGCTCATTGTTCACAGCTGAAGGATCAATAAGTCCTGCGCGGTACATACCTTCACGGTTTCCAGTTTGTCGCATTGCACTATAGATAAAGCGATATTCCAAATCGTCTGTAATTTTATAGTATGGCGCCAAGTTGATTACCATGGTATTTGTTGTCGCCAAATCTTTAAAGGCGTCAATACTTGTCAATGGGTTTCGCGTAGTTGAACTGACAAAGGTTAAATTGCCTTGATCGTCCCGTAATGGTCGTGTCGGATTCCATTGTAAGGCTTGGGAAATCACATTTCCTTCCGAACCTACCATCGCATTGATCGGTGCGTATTTATTATCCATTTGCGTCAAAAAGACTGCAAAATCCAATCCCAATCGTTTGTTTTCCAGAAAACGGAAATTCCCGTTAAAATTGGCTGTGTATTTCTTCAGCTGTGATCCACGAATAATACCGTTTTGGTTTAAATATCCACCTGAAAGGCGATACTTACCATACTCGGTTCCGCCAGCTACATCAGCATAGTAATTTTGCGTGATCGCTTTTCTTGTGATCGCTTTAAAAGCATCCTCATTGCCACCGAAATCAGCATTTGCGACTTCAGATGGTGTATAATATTTCAACGCTTCTCTAAATCGAGCAGCATCTAACACATCAGGATATTCCCGCATGGTAGAAACACCTGCTGAGGCTCCTACAGAAACCTCGGGCTGCCCTACTTTACCTCTTTTCGTCGAAATAATGACAACGCCATTTGCCCCACGTGAACCATAAATTGCCGTAGCCGATGCATCTTTAAGGATGTCCATACTAGCAATGTCACCCGGATTCAAGTAAGTCAAAGGATTTCCTCTGTCGGAAGAAAAGCCTCCTCTTCCTTCAGGCAAAGGCGAATTACCCGACATAGGCACACCATCTAGCACAAATAATGGGTTGTTACTGGCACGGATCGATGAGTTTCCACGGATACGTACTGTGGTTGATCCGCCAGGTTGCCCCGTATTGTTAATCACCATAACCCCTGGTGTCTTTCCCTGTATTAATTGATCGGGGCTCGTCATGATCCCCTTATTGAAGTTTTTCGCTCCAATAGTGACCATAGACCCCGTGAGATCTTTTTTACGGGCGGTACCATAACCGATCACAACGACCTCATCTAGGCCCTGACCGGCACTAGGTTCCAGCGCTACGGTGATATCGTTTCCCACAATGGGTACTTCTTTTAAAGTGTATCCAATAAAGGATACTTCCAGCGTTTTCGCTTCACTGGGAACAGTAAATGTAAAGGAACCTTCCGTGTCTGTTGTTGTAGCCGCGGTTCCCCCTTTTACCTTAATTGTAGCTCCTGCCAATGGACCTTGAGTCTCATCTACAACCTTTCCCTTCAAGACTTTCGTCTGGGCAACTACAATAAAAGATACAAGCAAAAATGTAAGCGTCATTACGCATTGTGCAAGTAGTTTATTTTTCATACGCTTTTTGATTGGTGGTTTAATTGATTTTTATATCGTGCATCTAGGATACACAAATGATACTAAGTGATTTTTAATGATATTTTTTAGGCTCCAAAGCCCTTTTGAAATGCGTATAGTCTTCCCCAATAATGCCAAAGACGTAGCGCTGGGTATCAAGGCCTTTAAAGCCAAAATTCAAAACCAAAGCATCGTGAACATCATGTCTCACAGGTAAAAACAAAAACCTAACAAACTGAAAAACAAGGACACAGGACTTACCTGTCATAATTCTAGGGCGAAACATACGTTTATATTTGGTTATTATTGTTTTATAAAAATGCGGAAATCCTTGTAGCTAGTCCAATCAGAGCGTCTCAATTTTATATCAAAGCGTATCAGTAAAACTCTTTTTTATCTTTTAATTGACTATTTTTAGTTCAACGTAATCAGTTTTGAAAAGAATAACCACCATACTCCTTTTATATATCTTGCTAGCATGTATTAACGTGCAGGCACAATCGATCTATTTTAAAAATTATCAAACCCACGACGGTCTCTCCAATAGCACGGTCAAATGTATTACACAGGATGTTCAGGGTTTTCTATGGTTAGGGACAAGGAATGGTCTCAATCGCTTTGATGGCAATCAATTTAAGATATTTAGACACAATGCTTCAGACTCTACAAGTATCGGAAGTTCGTCCATTTTAAGTATTCTCACAGACAGTAAAGGAATACTATGGGTGGGAACCACACGCGGCACCTATTGTTACGATCCCATTAAAGAAAATTTTACACCATTCAGGGGTGTACCAATCGGTGAAGTAAATGCCATACACGAATACGCCGGTTTTATCTGGCTGCTTTCGAACGGAAAACTTTATCGCTATAATTCTTACACAACAGAAATAATTCCATTTGATCAGAACAAAAATACCATTGTAGCGATTACCAGCAGCAAGAAAGGCGGGTTGTGGACAACGGACAATAACAGTACCATCCAACGGTATCAGGTTAATACGAGCAAATTTGTCGAAGTTGACCTTAAAAAGATCGATCGAAAAGCATTGGCAAATACAAAAACCGTTTACGCCATCAATGATTCCCTATTGATGGTCGGGACAATCAATTCGGCTTATTTGTTTGATTTCAAAAATGGCCGGTTAAAAAATCTATTTGCAAGTCATTACCCCAATAAAGTCATCCAGGCAAACTGTATTATTCAACAGACGGAGTCAATATACTGGATCGGAACAGAAACTGGAATATATACCTATGATATTCACACGGGTCAGAGCCAGCACATCAAAAAAGATCTGCTCAATCCATTTGCCATATCTGACAATGCTGTCCTGAATTTCTATCGGGACCGTGAAGACAATATCTGGTTTGGAACATTTTTCGGCGGCTTTAACCAATACAGCAACCAATTCGACAATTTCAAAAAGTATCTATCCGGGTTCGGAAAATCGGCCCTATCAGGCAATATTGTACACGATATCAAAAAAGATCGCTATGGAAATTTCTGGATAGGAACAGAAGATGGCGGCCTGAACAAAATAGATGCTCAAACACAACAGATTCAGCATTTCCTTGCCAATGGAAAAAAAGGAAGTATAGCGCATAACAATGTTCATGGCCTGGCAACAATTGGTGACGATCTTTGGGTAGGCTCCACAACACATGGACTAGACATTCTCGACGTAAAAACCGGAAAACTAAAAAAACACTATGATCGTATCGGCAAAGGCCCCTTACAAAGCAGCTTTGCCGTATGCCTCTATAAGTCTAAAGACAACAGCATGTTTGTCGGGACAGACCGCGCACTATACCGCTACAACAAAAATAGCGACAGTTTTGACCTCCTTCCAATTACCGCATGGATACAAGGCATTTATGAAGATCAATATGGTATACTCTGGATCAACACCTACGGTAGCGGGGTCTACCAATATAACCGCAGTTCGGGAGAAATTCAGCATCTGTTATCCGAACAAGGTAAACAAAATACACTCGTCAATAATTACGTCAACGGTCTATTTGAAGACAGCAAAAATAACTTGTGGTTTTGCACCGAAAGCGGCCTCTCAAAATACCGTCGTGATGGGCACTTCACCAATTATCTGACCGAATCCGGTTTACCTTCCAATCAGGTATTCAAGGTCCTGGAAGATGACAACAGGAGCATCTGGATATCTACCGGTGGTGGACTGGTCAGACTGGACGAAGGTGTCCCGCGTAGGGTCATCTATACATCGAGAGACGGGCTTCCCGCAGATCAGTTTAATTATAATTCGGCTTATAAAGATAGCGACGGGACTTTATATTTCGGGACTATCAAAGGGATGGTAAGCTTCAACCCGACAAAATCCATTAAGAACAGCTTTATTCCACCTATGTTCATCAGCGGCATTCAGATTAACAATGTGAGCGTACCGGTTCGTGAAAATGGCATACTGAAAGAATCCATCTCCCTATCAGAAGAGATCCGACTGACCTACGACAATTCCAATATTAGCTTCAATATCGCCGCCTTGAGCTTTGTTTCCCCAAAGAGCAATCCTTATCGTTATATCATGGAAGGTTACGATAAAGACTGGACCGATATTACAGGCAATCAAAAAATCTATTACAATAAACTTCCTCCGGGCACTTATACGTTTAAGTTCAGAGGTGCAAATAACAACAGCGTCTGGAATCCGGATGAAAAAAAACTGCTCATCATCATTTCGCCACCCTGGTGGCAGTCAGGTTGGGCATACTTACTTTATTTTTTGAGCTTCGGCACCATTGCATTGCTCGTATTACGGTATTACTTTCTCCTTATAAAGGCCAACAACGCCCAAAAGATGGATAGTTATGAACGAAAAAAAGAACAGGAAATATATAACCTCAAGCTGGAATTCTTCACCAACCTGGCCCACGAAATTCGTACGCCACTCACGCTGATCAAAATGCCCCTTGAGAAAATAATCAATAACCATAAATTTACCGATCGCGACACAGCCAAAGACCTTGCGCTGATTGAAAAAAACACGGCACGATTAATTCGCCTCACCAACCAATTACTTGATTTTAGAAAAGCAGAAACCAACAATATGAGCCTTATTTTTACTAAAACGGATATTAATGCCCTCCTATCCGAAGTATTTCACGATTTAAATTATCTCGCAAAAGATAAACAGCTGCACTATGACCTCAGTCTCCCGCGTATCAGTCTCACGGCTTATGTGGATGAGGAAGCCCTTCGAAAAATCTTTACCAACCTGATTCACAACGCCATCAAATATGCGGATCAAGAAGTCTATGTCAAACTCCTCCCTTTTAATAGCGATGACATTATGTTCAATATCGAGTTTAAGAATGATGGTGAGCTCATTCCTTTTGAGAAAAGAGAAAAAATATTTGAACCATTTTATCGCTTAAATGAATCCGATAAAGATACGGGGACGGGAATTGGTCTTCCTTTATCCCGCTCCTTGGTCGAATTGCACCAAGGAAACTTATCCCTTGTACATCTGGAGGAAAACCGCAATATATTCCTGCTATCGATCCCAATTTTTCAGGAACAATCGCTCGACATCAAATCTTTTCAGGAAGATAATGACGATCATGTATTGCATGATAGATCCGATGAACAGGAGGAAGAAAAGCCGGTGATTCTACTCGTCGAGGACAATAAAGAAATATTGGCCTACCTCAATAAAGAATTGAAAACCAGCTACACTGTTCTACGGGCAGGGAATGGTGCCGAGGCCCTTGAAATATTAGACCAAGAGAATGTACAACTTGTACTAACAGATATTATGATGCCCATTATGGATGGTCTAGCGCTATGCAAACGCATCAAAACAGATATTCTGTATAGCCATATTCCCGTTATTTTTCTAACGGCAAAAAATGCGCTGGATTCAAAAATTCAGGGATTAAAAAATGGTGCCGATGCCTATATCGAAAAACCTTTTTCGCTTGAATTCCTCATGGTACAGATACGCAACATCCTCAAAAACCGTAAAATTATCAAGAATTACCTGACCAATTCTTCCAATTCCAACTTAATGGATATTAACGTTTCAGCACCCGACAAAGATTTTATCAGTCAGCTGAATACGGTTATTTATGAGAATATTTCAACGATAGATCTCAATGTGGATGAACTCGCCAAATTGATGCATATGAGCCGTCCAACACTTTACCGTAAAATCAAAGGACTCTCCGACCTCACACCCAATGAATTGATCAATATTTCACGGTTGAAAAAGGCGGCAGAACTACTCACCCAAAAAGAATATAACATCACCCAGGTATCAACGATGGTCGGTTATACCGTACAATCCAATTTTTCAAGGGACTTTCATAAGCACTATGGCATGTCGCCAAGCAGCTATATTCTTGAAAACAGCAAGTGATGAACACCAGTTCTAGTACCAGGAAGAATATTATTCCAATGGCGTAAAAACTGTTCCCGAGATGCCAAAAGAATATCGGCACTTGATAAAGAAAGAAACCGTCCCTAGGTAAAGAAAGAATCGGGGACAAATACAAGGAGCTCGAAAATCTTATTGAAAGACGCTAGCGAAGAAAAAAAACGTAGACGTAGAAGGTTTAGCCTACGTCTACGATAATGGCATGAACTTAATTCTTACGCTTTGGAACAAAGAATGCCGCCAGTAACATAAATATGCCGGCCAATAGCAAGCCATAAATGGATTGGCCATGAAAAAAATATTTGATGATCATGCCACCAAAAAATCCACATACAATCTGAGGTAGGGTAATGAAAAAATTAAATAGCCCCATATAGACCCCCATTTTACCCGTAGGTAAATGATCGCTCAAAATTGCATAGGGCATTGCCAAAATGCTTCCCCAAGCGATACCAATACCGATCATAGGAAGAATCAGTAGATTGGCATCTTTGATCAGAAATAATGAAATTAACGAAAGCCCACCAATGGAAAGCCCAAGAGCATGCGTTTTTCCACGCCCAAAATGTTTAGCTATCCGCGGAATAAACAAGGCATACAAGGCCGAGACTCCATTGTAAATACCAAAAAGCACACCTACCCAATTGGCAGCCTCCATATAGAGATCCTGCCGATTTCCTTCCCGCAGGTAAAAAACCGAATCAGCAATAGCTGGAGTGGTATACACCCACATCATAAAAAGGGCAAACCAGGAGAAAAACTGAACCCAGCCCAACTTGCGCATGATCAATGGCATCTTACCGATATCGCTAAAGATAGAACGCAAGCCAAACTTTGGTGCCGCATCCTGTTCAATAGCAACCGTATCCGAAAAAGTCTGAAGTTCTGTAGGTGAGTACTCTTTTGTTTTGAACACAGACCATAACACCGTTAGAAGCAGGACAAAACCGCCTACATAAAAGGAGTAGATAACATTGCTCGGTACCTGCCCGGCTTCAGAAGTACCTGCTACATGAAAATACTTCGTCAACATAAAGGGAAGTAGCGAGCCAAGGACAGCGCCAATCCCGATTAAAAAGGTCTGTACCGAGAAGCCCAAACTCCGCTGACTGCTCGGCAGATTATCACCGATCAGCGCTCGAAAGGGCTCCATGGTCACATTGATGGAAGCATCCATAAACATCAATAAGCCAGCACCGATCCAAAGTGGCGCCAATAATGTTGTCAATAATGCCGCATTGGGCATTAAAAATAAAGTCAGGGTAGTTAACAGTGCCCCCACCAAAATATAAGGTCGACGCCGGCCTAGTCTATTCCAGGTTCGATCGCTATAATGACCTATAATTGGCTGTACAATCATCCCCGTGATCGGAGCAGCAAGCCAAAAAAGTGAAAGATGTTCCACATCAGCACCAAATGTCTGGAGAATACGGGAGGCGTTGCCATTTTGCAGCGCAAAACCCATTTGTATCCCCAGAAATCCAAAACTCATATTGATGACCTGGCTAATGCTTAATTCAGGTTTATTTCCCATAATAGGCTATCAAAATTTAAGACAAAATACAATTTAATTACCATTTAACCGTTATTTTCAGCAGCATAAGATAGGTTCTTTCACTGCTGAAAACTGGGGTTTATCTCAGCTGAAATACCTGTTTTTTGCTTTGCCCAGGCAGCACGAAAGCTTCGGTTACCGTCTGGATATGGACTGCAGTATCACTGACATTTTCGATCGTATAGCCATCGGCATCTACTGCAATCAGTAAAGTCGCTCCACGAAATAACACCCGGAATTTATAGCCTTCCCATTCTTTGGGCAACATCGGATCTAAATACAATTGTCCTTCCTTAATCCGCATTCCTGCAAAGCCCTCTACGATTGTCATCCAGGTACCCGCCATCGATGTAATATGTAAACCGTCTTCGGTATCGTTATTGTAATCATCCAGATCCAAACGCGAGGTGCGCAGATAGAATTCATACGCTTTTTCCGGCTTGTTCAATTTAGCCGCCAATATCGCATGTACGCAGGGAGAGAGTGAACTTTCATGCACCGTAAAAGGCTCATAGAATTCATAATGTCGAGCTAGGGTGTCCAGGTCAAATTGATCCTCAAGGAAGTAAAAACCTTGCAATACATCGGCCTGTTTGATATAACAGGAACGCAGAATCCTATCCCAACTCCAATGCTGGTTAATAGGGCGTTGAGAGGGATCAAGTTCTGCCACTGGAATCAGCTCTTTATCCAAAAAGCCATCTTGCTGCAAATACACATTGCGTTGCGCATCAAACGGATAATACATGTTATCGACAATGTGCTGCCATTTTTGTTGTTCTTCCGATGCTACGGCCAGCTTCCTTTTCAATACGTCAGCATTCCCGTCGCTCAGCTGCACCAACTTTTTTAAACAGTCCAGTGTATATTGAAGGCACCACGAAGCAATACGATTGGTATACCAGTTATTGTTTACGTTGTTTTCATACTCGTTTGGTCCCGTCACGCCCAACATAACATATTGCTGGCGATCGCCACTCCAATTGACACGCTGTGCCCAGAAACGGCTTATCGCAACCAAAACTTCCAATCCATGTGACCAGATATAATCCT
The DNA window shown above is from Sphingobacterium thalpophilum and carries:
- a CDS encoding SusC/RagA family TonB-linked outer membrane protein, with product MKNKLLAQCVMTLTFLLVSFIVVAQTKVLKGKVVDETQGPLAGATIKVKGGTAATTTDTEGSFTFTVPSEAKTLEVSFIGYTLKEVPIVGNDITVALEPSAGQGLDEVVVIGYGTARKKDLTGSMVTIGAKNFNKGIMTSPDQLIQGKTPGVMVINNTGQPGGSTTVRIRGNSSIRASNNPLFVLDGVPMSGNSPLPEGRGGFSSDRGNPLTYLNPGDIASMDILKDASATAIYGSRGANGVVIISTKRGKVGQPEVSVGASAGVSTMREYPDVLDAARFREALKYYTPSEVANADFGGNEDAFKAITRKAITQNYYADVAGGTEYGKYRLSGGYLNQNGIIRGSQLKKYTANFNGNFRFLENKRLGLDFAVFLTQMDNKYAPINAMVGSEGNVISQALQWNPTRPLRDDQGNLTFVSSTTRNPLTSIDAFKDLATTNTMVINLAPYYKITDDLEYRFIYSAMRQTGNREGMYRAGLIDPSAVNNEQAFISNNGETNLQMTHMLSYNKQINSDWSVNAVAGYEYLDYNYNNNISFGGGFRYLGLDYFDYLQYTPVSTREISSYRSPTNQLQSLFLRGGFNYLDRYLFTATVRRDGSTKFGSNNKYAMFPSLAVAWNVNQEEFLKSSGIFDQLKVRLGWGKTGNQEFPSGASLNRLVFGNQSVSQANYGNPDLKWETSTTINAGIDFGIWGNRLYGSIDYFNKKTTDALFEQTLAQPAPAGRIWVNLDGEIVNKGVEVALTGTIIKNDNWTWDLTGNATFLKNSVSGLVGYYETGALRGQGFSGVLGQRMVNGQPLNVWYLADYQGIDPQTGMSMYRGQDGSISTANDPAINKFYMNSPNPTTLLGISTNVNYKQFSLAANMNGAFGHYLFNNTAATTLGLSNLSSRNIGSAFFNTAVKESTSNSAAPSTRFLEKGDYLKMANLTLSYRVGNVGRTLKNLNVSLTGQNLFIITKYTGFDPEVNTDGATNGIPSLGIEYLPYPPARNILLGVNFSL
- a CDS encoding two-component regulator propeller domain-containing protein, with protein sequence MKRITTILLLYILLACINVQAQSIYFKNYQTHDGLSNSTVKCITQDVQGFLWLGTRNGLNRFDGNQFKIFRHNASDSTSIGSSSILSILTDSKGILWVGTTRGTYCYDPIKENFTPFRGVPIGEVNAIHEYAGFIWLLSNGKLYRYNSYTTEIIPFDQNKNTIVAITSSKKGGLWTTDNNSTIQRYQVNTSKFVEVDLKKIDRKALANTKTVYAINDSLLMVGTINSAYLFDFKNGRLKNLFASHYPNKVIQANCIIQQTESIYWIGTETGIYTYDIHTGQSQHIKKDLLNPFAISDNAVLNFYRDREDNIWFGTFFGGFNQYSNQFDNFKKYLSGFGKSALSGNIVHDIKKDRYGNFWIGTEDGGLNKIDAQTQQIQHFLANGKKGSIAHNNVHGLATIGDDLWVGSTTHGLDILDVKTGKLKKHYDRIGKGPLQSSFAVCLYKSKDNSMFVGTDRALYRYNKNSDSFDLLPITAWIQGIYEDQYGILWINTYGSGVYQYNRSSGEIQHLLSEQGKQNTLVNNYVNGLFEDSKNNLWFCTESGLSKYRRDGHFTNYLTESGLPSNQVFKVLEDDNRSIWISTGGGLVRLDEGVPRRVIYTSRDGLPADQFNYNSAYKDSDGTLYFGTIKGMVSFNPTKSIKNSFIPPMFISGIQINNVSVPVRENGILKESISLSEEIRLTYDNSNISFNIAALSFVSPKSNPYRYIMEGYDKDWTDITGNQKIYYNKLPPGTYTFKFRGANNNSVWNPDEKKLLIIISPPWWQSGWAYLLYFLSFGTIALLVLRYYFLLIKANNAQKMDSYERKKEQEIYNLKLEFFTNLAHEIRTPLTLIKMPLEKIINNHKFTDRDTAKDLALIEKNTARLIRLTNQLLDFRKAETNNMSLIFTKTDINALLSEVFHDLNYLAKDKQLHYDLSLPRISLTAYVDEEALRKIFTNLIHNAIKYADQEVYVKLLPFNSDDIMFNIEFKNDGELIPFEKREKIFEPFYRLNESDKDTGTGIGLPLSRSLVELHQGNLSLVHLEENRNIFLLSIPIFQEQSLDIKSFQEDNDDHVLHDRSDEQEEEKPVILLVEDNKEILAYLNKELKTSYTVLRAGNGAEALEILDQENVQLVLTDIMMPIMDGLALCKRIKTDILYSHIPVIFLTAKNALDSKIQGLKNGADAYIEKPFSLEFLMVQIRNILKNRKIIKNYLTNSSNSNLMDINVSAPDKDFISQLNTVIYENISTIDLNVDELAKLMHMSRPTLYRKIKGLSDLTPNELINISRLKKAAELLTQKEYNITQVSTMVGYTVQSNFSRDFHKHYGMSPSSYILENSK
- a CDS encoding MFS transporter, producing the protein MGNKPELSISQVINMSFGFLGIQMGFALQNGNASRILQTFGADVEHLSLFWLAAPITGMIVQPIIGHYSDRTWNRLGRRRPYILVGALLTTLTLFLMPNAALLTTLLAPLWIGAGLLMFMDASINVTMEPFRALIGDNLPSSQRSLGFSVQTFLIGIGAVLGSLLPFMLTKYFHVAGTSEAGQVPSNVIYSFYVGGFVLLLTVLWSVFKTKEYSPTELQTFSDTVAIEQDAAPKFGLRSIFSDIGKMPLIMRKLGWVQFFSWFALFMMWVYTTPAIADSVFYLREGNRQDLYMEAANWVGVLFGIYNGVSALYALFIPRIAKHFGRGKTHALGLSIGGLSLISLFLIKDANLLILPMIGIGIAWGSILAMPYAILSDHLPTGKMGVYMGLFNFFITLPQIVCGFFGGMIIKYFFHGQSIYGLLLAGIFMLLAAFFVPKRKN